A single Curtobacterium sp. MCJR17_020 DNA region contains:
- a CDS encoding DNA starvation/stationary phase protection protein encodes MTTTTTSTTTTTSPFSTTPELAAGVAQFLAPVVIDLEALVVNGKQAHWHVRGRNFVGVHELLDDIVEHAQAYADTAAERIVALGLPVDSRIATVAANTTLPPLSQGFQNSDVTITEVIAQIDAALLQVRRAVEGLDEVDLNSQDVVIEIERGLTKDRWFLQAHLAA; translated from the coding sequence ATGACCACGACCACCACCAGCACCACGACCACCACGTCCCCGTTCTCGACGACGCCGGAGCTCGCCGCCGGAGTGGCACAGTTCCTCGCCCCCGTCGTGATCGACCTCGAGGCACTCGTCGTCAACGGCAAGCAGGCGCACTGGCACGTCCGCGGCCGCAACTTCGTCGGTGTGCACGAGCTCCTCGACGACATCGTCGAGCACGCCCAGGCCTACGCCGACACCGCCGCGGAGCGCATCGTCGCCCTCGGCCTGCCGGTCGACTCGCGCATCGCGACCGTCGCCGCCAACACGACGCTGCCGCCGCTGTCGCAGGGCTTCCAGAACTCCGACGTCACCATCACCGAGGTCATCGCCCAGATCGACGCGGCCCTGCTGCAGGTCCGTCGCGCCGTCGAGGGTCTCGACGAGGTCGACCTCAACAGCCAGGACGTCGTCATCGAGATCGAGCGCGGTCTGACGAAGGACCGTTGGTTCCTGCAGGCGCACCTCGCCGCCTGA
- a CDS encoding TetR family transcriptional regulator C-terminal domain-containing protein yields the protein MTGAAGAAAGAAPRVRQRPAVRRAMIVAAARAVIVRNGVGATGLRDIAAEAGVSVGTVTYHFGSVAEILNEVVVLETERFYGAIVIAVDAESDPVEALRMLVAPLFDDTEQVRQHWRIWSDYWTAVARRPEVAAEYAERIRVWEACLVRVIRRGADAGTFPGGAGPIDPDTVALKLAAYSDGVATQIAQGVPGLTNTVALSWMWTFLAHELGVPAVEIAGTGQQPL from the coding sequence GTGACCGGCGCGGCGGGGGCGGCAGCGGGGGCTGCGCCGCGCGTCCGGCAGCGTCCCGCGGTCCGGCGCGCGATGATCGTCGCGGCCGCCCGCGCCGTCATCGTCCGGAACGGCGTCGGCGCGACGGGCCTGCGGGACATCGCCGCCGAGGCGGGGGTGTCCGTCGGCACCGTGACGTACCACTTCGGCAGCGTGGCGGAGATCCTCAACGAGGTCGTCGTGCTCGAGACGGAGCGCTTCTACGGGGCGATCGTCATCGCCGTCGACGCCGAGTCCGACCCCGTCGAGGCGCTGCGGATGCTCGTCGCGCCGCTGTTCGACGACACCGAACAGGTCCGGCAGCACTGGCGGATCTGGTCCGACTACTGGACCGCGGTCGCCCGCCGGCCCGAGGTGGCCGCCGAGTACGCCGAACGGATCCGCGTCTGGGAGGCCTGTCTGGTCCGCGTGATCCGCCGCGGTGCCGACGCCGGCACGTTCCCGGGCGGCGCCGGACCGATCGACCCGGACACCGTGGCCCTGAAGCTCGCGGCCTACAGCGACGGTGTCGCGACGCAGATCGCCCAGGGCGTCCCCGGGCTCACGAACACCGTCGCGCTGTCGTGGATGTGGACGTTCCTGGCGCACGAACTCGGTGTGCCGGCTGTGGAGATCGCCGGAACCGGCCAGCAGCCCTTGTGA
- a CDS encoding ABC transporter ATP-binding protein, giving the protein MTHTDTAPAAPATATDPIVRVDDLAISYAAGKRLVPVVRGVSFAIPAGRTLGLVGESGSGKSTVARTLLAHLRAGSTIVGGSVRVGGDDVFALSPSGRRELRGGVASVVAQNAGQALTPSMRVGEQIREALRAHREPDGPERVAELVRLVRLPDPDAIVRRYPHQLSGGQQQRIAIAMAVAARPRVLVLDEPTTALDVVTQAAVLDLIADLGRQLGMAVLLVSHDLGVVSAMADEIAVMRDGEVVEHAATAALFAAPQHEYTRALLAAVPDGRRPGGSGHVPETATVSSAVASRAGRTVPVPTGTAGPPLARRAGTGGVGPEPLVRPVVTAEDLVIRYGRGLPAAVDGVSFTIAPRETLAVVGESGSGKSTLATALAGLVPAESGTFSFDDGTVSGDLREPIAGRSPDLRRAVQLVFQNADTSLNPRRTVGAAIGRPLKLFTGTSSRQRVGELLTQVGLAPEFADRLPAQLSGGQRQRVGIARALAAEPRLVIADEITTALDVQVQAGILALLADLQRSRGLSCLFISHDLAVVRGVADRVAVMTGGRIVEIGPTERVFTGPNHPYTSTLLAATLEPGSTELPDVGDGVPRWRHTEGWTDHGDGHRTRNWGDA; this is encoded by the coding sequence ATGACGCACACCGACACCGCACCGGCCGCACCAGCGACCGCGACGGACCCCATCGTCCGCGTCGACGACCTCGCGATCTCCTACGCGGCCGGCAAGCGCCTGGTCCCCGTGGTGCGCGGCGTCTCCTTCGCGATCCCCGCCGGCCGCACCCTCGGGCTCGTCGGGGAGTCCGGCAGCGGCAAGTCCACCGTCGCCCGGACCCTGCTCGCGCACCTCCGAGCGGGCTCGACGATCGTCGGCGGCTCGGTCCGCGTCGGCGGCGACGACGTGTTCGCGCTCTCGCCGTCCGGCCGCCGCGAGCTCCGCGGCGGCGTCGCCTCCGTCGTCGCGCAGAACGCCGGCCAGGCACTCACCCCGTCGATGCGCGTCGGCGAGCAGATCCGCGAGGCCCTGCGCGCCCACCGCGAACCCGACGGCCCCGAGCGCGTCGCCGAGCTGGTCCGGTTGGTCCGGCTGCCAGACCCCGACGCGATCGTCCGCCGCTACCCGCACCAGCTCTCCGGTGGGCAGCAGCAGCGCATCGCGATCGCGATGGCCGTTGCCGCACGCCCCCGGGTGCTCGTGCTCGACGAGCCCACGACGGCGCTCGACGTCGTCACCCAGGCCGCCGTCCTCGACCTGATCGCGGACCTCGGCCGGCAGCTCGGCATGGCCGTCCTGCTGGTCAGCCACGACCTCGGGGTCGTGTCGGCGATGGCGGACGAGATCGCCGTCATGCGCGACGGCGAGGTCGTCGAGCACGCCGCCACGGCGGCGCTCTTCGCCGCCCCGCAGCACGAGTACACGCGTGCCCTGCTGGCCGCGGTGCCGGACGGGCGACGGCCGGGAGGATCGGGGCACGTGCCCGAGACGGCGACCGTCTCGTCGGCGGTCGCCTCCAGGGCCGGCCGAACCGTTCCTGTCCCCACCGGCACGGCCGGCCCGCCGCTGGCGCGTCGCGCCGGAACCGGCGGCGTGGGCCCCGAACCGCTCGTCCGTCCCGTGGTGACCGCCGAGGACCTGGTGATCCGCTACGGACGCGGCCTGCCGGCCGCCGTCGACGGCGTCTCCTTCACGATCGCGCCGCGTGAGACGCTCGCGGTCGTGGGGGAGTCCGGAAGTGGCAAGTCGACGCTCGCGACGGCCCTCGCCGGCCTGGTGCCCGCCGAGTCGGGCACGTTCTCGTTCGACGACGGGACCGTGAGCGGCGACCTGCGCGAGCCGATCGCCGGACGGTCCCCGGACCTTCGTCGTGCGGTGCAGCTCGTGTTCCAGAACGCCGACACGTCGCTCAACCCGCGGCGCACCGTGGGCGCGGCGATCGGGCGACCGCTCAAGCTGTTCACGGGCACGTCCTCGCGGCAGCGCGTCGGCGAGCTGCTCACCCAGGTCGGCCTCGCCCCGGAGTTCGCCGACCGGCTGCCGGCGCAGCTCTCCGGTGGGCAGCGACAGCGCGTCGGCATCGCCCGGGCCCTCGCCGCCGAGCCGCGCCTGGTCATCGCCGACGAGATCACCACCGCGCTCGACGTGCAGGTGCAAGCCGGGATCCTCGCGCTCCTCGCCGACCTGCAGCGCTCGCGCGGGCTCAGTTGCCTGTTCATCAGCCACGACCTGGCCGTCGTCCGGGGCGTCGCCGACCGGGTCGCCGTGATGACCGGCGGCCGGATCGTCGAGATCGGACCGACCGAGCGGGTCTTCACCGGCCCGAACCACCCGTACACGTCGACGCTGCTCGCCGCGACGCTCGAACCGGGCAGCACGGAGCTGCCCGACGTCGGCGACGGTGTGCCGCGCTGGCGGCACACCGAGGGCTGGACCGACCACGGCGACGGACACCGCACCCGCAACTGGGGGGACGCATGA
- a CDS encoding ABC transporter permease, with product MTATATRRPGRVVLAGALAPLRGSTALSIGLGLIALHVVLALLAPVIAGYDPVATNAGDVLAGPTWTHWLGTDQYGRDVLSRTLNGGRYALLVTFLATTIAVAVGTVLGCITAYADNWFDEAVMRVVDALLSVPSILALLVVVTVFDAGLWVIVLAVTVVYAPAVTRVVRGAARTVITQDYVTAARARGERALSIVFREILPNVLDVVLVEYAMRASWIVLLVASLSFLGFGANPPTPDWGLMVQENRTALTVVPLGTLAPIVALATLVIGLNLAADGLSKSLGVDRATKGVSA from the coding sequence ATGACCGCCACCGCCACCCGCCGCCCCGGACGCGTCGTCCTCGCCGGGGCCCTCGCGCCCCTGCGCGGCTCGACGGCGCTGAGCATCGGTCTCGGCCTCATCGCCCTGCACGTCGTGCTCGCCCTGCTCGCACCGGTCATCGCCGGGTACGACCCGGTGGCCACGAACGCCGGTGACGTCCTCGCCGGCCCGACCTGGACGCACTGGCTCGGCACCGACCAGTACGGCCGTGACGTGCTGTCGCGGACGCTCAACGGCGGCCGGTACGCCCTGCTCGTGACGTTCCTGGCCACGACGATCGCCGTCGCGGTCGGCACGGTGCTCGGCTGCATCACGGCGTACGCGGACAACTGGTTCGACGAGGCCGTCATGCGCGTCGTCGACGCCCTGCTCAGCGTGCCGTCGATCCTCGCCCTCCTCGTCGTCGTCACCGTCTTCGACGCCGGGCTCTGGGTCATCGTCCTCGCCGTCACCGTCGTCTACGCGCCCGCCGTGACCCGCGTCGTCCGCGGTGCCGCCCGCACCGTCATCACGCAGGACTACGTGACGGCCGCCCGGGCCCGCGGTGAACGCGCGCTGTCGATCGTGTTCCGCGAGATCCTGCCGAACGTCCTCGACGTGGTGCTCGTCGAGTACGCCATGCGGGCCTCGTGGATCGTGCTGCTCGTCGCGTCGCTGTCCTTCCTCGGCTTCGGCGCCAACCCACCGACGCCCGACTGGGGGCTGATGGTGCAGGAGAACCGCACCGCGCTGACCGTGGTGCCGCTCGGCACGCTCGCACCGATCGTCGCCCTGGCGACCCTGGTGATCGGGCTCAACCTCGCCGCCGACGGTCTGAGCAAGTCGCTCGGCGTCGACCGCGCCACGAAGGGAGTGAGCGCATGA
- a CDS encoding SIP domain-containing protein — protein sequence MARTRRQPSERILIAGGVEDLPEIRRQLEDLPENAYGQVFVEVALDEQIRNLPAPPRVTVTWLVRSARASAVSPLVFADHGEALAHALTGWAAEWCVADCEPRTSVWIGCTDSPWVERARSAVQIELSDAGFDTLVG from the coding sequence ATGGCACGGACCCGGCGACAGCCCAGCGAACGCATCCTCATCGCCGGCGGCGTCGAGGACCTTCCGGAGATCCGCCGTCAGCTCGAAGACCTGCCGGAGAACGCGTACGGACAGGTCTTCGTCGAGGTCGCCCTCGACGAGCAGATCCGCAACCTGCCCGCACCGCCCCGCGTGACCGTGACGTGGCTGGTCCGCAGCGCCCGCGCCTCGGCGGTGTCGCCACTCGTCTTCGCCGACCACGGCGAGGCCCTCGCGCACGCCCTGACCGGCTGGGCGGCCGAGTGGTGCGTCGCCGACTGCGAGCCGCGCACGAGCGTCTGGATCGGGTGCACCGACAGCCCCTGGGTCGAGCGCGCGCGTTCCGCCGTCCAGATCGAGCTGAGCGACGCCGGCTTCGACACGCTCGTCGGCTGA
- a CDS encoding ABC transporter substrate-binding protein — protein MQPIVPEPRNARGPSRRALLTGAAGLAGLGLLTLTGCSSGANAGTPTIPEAAATGVARRGGRLRIARPAASAAETLDSASSLSAYEYLGALYNRLVKLDEQGTTVPDLAEEWSANADGTEWTFSLRRGVTFHDGSRFTADDAIASIRHILDEKTGSPQAGVLGEVMDADSMRATDPYTLRFSLTKPNAEFPSLLTAYQCYIVPAAAIADIGRTGIGTGPFRLSAFTPAGAGSVEAFDDHFAGRPALDGIDFYSIQDTTARVNALLAGQIDLISQTNLDFATARVVSASDRATVARSKNAQWYTIPMLATSDEFSDPRVRQAMKLAYDPQQIVDTALQGTGSPGWDNPVPPQLAAFVDDHREYDPDKAKALLKQAGHEGFRTSIYTSSYESVFTPMAVAYRDAVADAGIRLTVRNASSDSYYTQIWMQKPLMVSYWFTGRPIDQLLNQIFRTGSSYNESAWSNETFDGLLDDARAEMDDAKRLTLYQDAQRLVVEDGADMTPMFGDRLVGLSRDVVNYSEYGFEFDYLRIGLRR, from the coding sequence CGGCGCGAACGCCGGCACGCCCACCATCCCCGAGGCGGCGGCCACCGGCGTCGCCCGACGCGGCGGTCGTCTGCGCATCGCGCGCCCGGCCGCCTCGGCCGCCGAGACCCTCGACTCCGCCAGCTCGCTGTCGGCGTACGAGTACCTCGGCGCGCTGTACAACCGGCTCGTCAAGCTCGACGAACAGGGCACCACCGTGCCCGACCTCGCCGAGGAGTGGTCCGCGAACGCCGACGGCACGGAGTGGACGTTCTCGCTCCGCCGCGGTGTCACCTTCCACGACGGCAGCCGCTTCACCGCGGACGACGCCATCGCGAGCATCCGGCACATCCTCGACGAGAAGACCGGCAGCCCGCAGGCCGGGGTCCTCGGCGAGGTGATGGACGCCGACTCGATGCGTGCGACCGACCCGTACACGCTGCGGTTCTCGCTGACCAAGCCGAACGCCGAGTTCCCGTCGCTGCTCACCGCGTACCAGTGCTACATCGTGCCGGCGGCCGCGATCGCCGACATCGGCCGCACCGGGATCGGGACGGGTCCGTTCCGGCTCTCCGCGTTCACCCCCGCCGGTGCCGGCAGCGTCGAGGCGTTCGACGACCACTTCGCCGGGCGTCCCGCGCTGGACGGCATCGACTTCTACTCGATCCAGGACACCACCGCCCGGGTGAACGCGCTCCTCGCCGGCCAGATCGACCTGATCTCGCAGACGAACCTGGACTTCGCGACCGCTCGGGTGGTGTCCGCGTCCGACCGCGCCACCGTCGCCCGGTCGAAGAACGCCCAGTGGTACACGATCCCGATGCTCGCCACGAGCGACGAGTTCAGCGATCCGCGGGTCCGCCAGGCGATGAAGCTCGCCTACGATCCGCAGCAGATCGTCGACACGGCCCTGCAGGGCACCGGCTCGCCCGGGTGGGACAACCCCGTCCCGCCGCAGCTCGCCGCGTTCGTCGACGACCACCGCGAGTACGACCCGGACAAGGCGAAGGCACTGCTCAAGCAGGCCGGTCACGAGGGGTTCCGGACCTCGATCTACACGTCGAGCTACGAGTCGGTCTTCACGCCGATGGCGGTCGCCTACCGCGACGCCGTCGCCGACGCGGGCATCCGCCTGACCGTCCGCAACGCGAGTTCGGACTCGTACTACACGCAGATCTGGATGCAGAAGCCGCTCATGGTGAGCTACTGGTTCACCGGCCGGCCGATCGACCAGCTCCTCAACCAGATCTTCCGCACGGGCTCGTCCTACAACGAGAGCGCGTGGTCGAACGAGACCTTCGACGGGCTGCTCGACGACGCCCGCGCCGAGATGGACGACGCCAAGCGGCTGACGCTCTACCAGGACGCCCAGCGGCTCGTGGTCGAGGACGGGGCCGACATGACCCCGATGTTCGGCGACCGGCTCGTGGGGCTGTCCCGCGACGTCGTGAACTACTCGGAGTACGGCTTCGAGTTCGACTACCTCCGGATCGGACTGCGCCGATGA
- a CDS encoding CocE/NonD family hydrolase yields MSDGTTPATFTAIGAPDALPDGVTVRDEWIPMPDGVRLHTRIWSPASPDGPVPVLLEYLPYRLDDWTAPRDSERHPWYAQHGYASVRVDIRGSGSSDGFFDDEYSEQELRDGEAVIAWLAEQEWSNGAVGMFGISWGGFNALQLAARAPAALKAIVTVCSTDDRYDNDVHYVGGAVLGIDMAAWGATMFAFNSRPPRPEVVGTDWVDRWRERLESNRPMTPVWLAHQERDDYWRHGSAAEDYGTIGAAVLAVGGWADPYRDAVLRLVSNVQSPVKGIVGPWSHQYPDRGLAPGPSIGFLQETLRWWDRWLRGIDTGVEADPALRAWINEGEAPATYYAARRGRWVGAEAWPSTATHRRALPLATLRGGEDGPVVVRSPQHTGADAGRFFPFGNATDLPPDQRAEDGRSVCFDLPVGRAFDLLGNALVTLSVTSDQPRATLTVRLCDVAPDGSSTLVTRGVLNAAKRDGMDRNDPLVPGEPASLPVQLVATGHRFEAGHRMRIAVSSSYWPWVWPHGTEATVTIDPTASEVCLPVWTRDTDDDVRFDEPERSTPLAIERVAPTEQLPQRTVTHDVETGEWTLDVDPGYGGGRVYPDGLVFSEDARETYRIRSDDPNSAVASSRWAIGLEKPDWSARLETSSEVTADAEAFHVVNTVRAWARVGGPDVPEVLVTEQTFADDVPRTSA; encoded by the coding sequence ATGAGCGACGGGACCACTCCCGCCACCTTCACCGCCATCGGCGCGCCGGACGCGCTGCCGGACGGCGTGACCGTCCGCGACGAGTGGATCCCGATGCCCGACGGCGTCCGGCTGCACACCCGGATCTGGTCGCCGGCGTCGCCCGACGGTCCGGTGCCGGTGCTGCTCGAGTACCTGCCGTACCGGCTCGACGACTGGACCGCGCCCCGCGACTCGGAACGGCACCCTTGGTACGCCCAGCACGGGTACGCCTCGGTGCGGGTCGACATCCGGGGCAGCGGCTCGTCGGACGGGTTCTTCGACGACGAGTACAGCGAGCAGGAGCTCCGCGACGGTGAGGCCGTGATCGCCTGGCTCGCCGAGCAGGAGTGGTCGAACGGCGCCGTCGGCATGTTCGGCATCTCGTGGGGCGGGTTCAACGCCCTGCAGCTCGCAGCTCGGGCGCCCGCCGCGCTCAAGGCCATCGTCACGGTGTGCTCGACGGACGACCGGTACGACAACGACGTGCACTACGTCGGCGGAGCGGTGCTCGGCATCGACATGGCGGCGTGGGGCGCGACGATGTTCGCGTTCAACTCGCGACCGCCGCGGCCCGAGGTCGTCGGCACGGACTGGGTCGACCGGTGGCGCGAGCGGCTGGAGTCGAACCGCCCGATGACGCCGGTGTGGCTCGCGCACCAAGAGCGCGACGACTACTGGCGGCACGGCAGCGCCGCCGAGGACTACGGCACCATCGGCGCAGCGGTCCTCGCCGTCGGCGGCTGGGCGGACCCGTACCGCGACGCCGTGCTCCGACTGGTGTCGAACGTGCAGTCCCCGGTCAAGGGCATCGTCGGACCGTGGTCGCACCAGTACCCGGACCGCGGTCTCGCACCCGGACCGTCGATCGGGTTCCTGCAGGAGACGCTGCGCTGGTGGGACCGTTGGCTCCGCGGGATCGACACCGGCGTGGAAGCGGACCCCGCGCTCCGCGCCTGGATCAACGAGGGCGAAGCACCGGCGACGTACTACGCCGCGCGACGGGGCCGGTGGGTCGGCGCCGAGGCGTGGCCCTCGACGGCGACGCACCGGCGCGCGCTGCCCCTCGCGACGCTGCGCGGCGGCGAGGACGGGCCTGTGGTCGTCCGGTCGCCGCAGCACACCGGCGCCGACGCCGGACGCTTCTTCCCGTTCGGCAACGCGACCGACCTGCCACCCGACCAGCGTGCCGAGGACGGCCGCTCCGTCTGCTTCGACCTGCCCGTCGGCAGGGCGTTCGACCTGCTCGGCAACGCACTCGTCACCCTGTCGGTCACGAGCGACCAGCCCCGCGCCACCTTGACGGTACGGTTGTGCGACGTCGCGCCGGACGGCTCGTCGACCCTCGTGACGCGCGGGGTGCTCAACGCCGCGAAGCGGGACGGCATGGACCGGAACGACCCGCTGGTCCCCGGCGAACCGGCGTCGCTGCCGGTGCAGCTCGTCGCGACCGGACACCGGTTCGAAGCCGGGCACCGCATGCGGATCGCGGTGTCGTCGTCCTACTGGCCCTGGGTCTGGCCGCACGGCACCGAGGCCACCGTCACGATCGACCCGACGGCGTCCGAGGTGTGCCTGCCGGTCTGGACGCGCGACACCGACGACGACGTGCGCTTCGACGAGCCCGAGCGGTCGACGCCGCTCGCGATCGAGCGTGTGGCACCGACCGAGCAGCTGCCGCAGCGCACCGTCACGCACGACGTCGAGACGGGCGAGTGGACCCTCGACGTCGACCCCGGGTACGGCGGCGGACGGGTCTACCCCGACGGGCTCGTCTTCAGCGAGGACGCCCGTGAGACGTACCGCATCCGGTCGGACGACCCCAACTCGGCCGTGGCGTCGTCGCGCTGGGCGATCGGCCTGGAGAAGCCGGACTGGTCGGCGCGGCTCGAGACCTCCTCCGAGGTCACCGCCGACGCCGAGGCCTTCCACGTCGTGAACACCGTGCGGGCCTGGGCCCGTGTCGGCGGCCCGGACGTCCCCGAGGTGCTGGTCACCGAGCAGACCTTCGCCGACGACGTCCCGAGGACCTCGGCGTGA
- a CDS encoding response regulator transcription factor: MTRVMVVDDQQMFRMGLQAILQAQDDVEVVGEAANGAEAVVAAIRLQPDVILMDVRMPELDGIEATRRITAAPTDRPVRVVMLTTFDIDDYVFDALRAGASGFLLKDASADELVAAVRTVAAGEALLAPRVTRHLVEAFVAGPVTAAPRTEVLDVLTDRERDVFLLMARGRSNGEIAGDLFIAEQTVKTHVGRVLAKLQLRDRVHAVVLAYEAGLVRPSA, translated from the coding sequence ATGACGCGGGTGATGGTGGTGGACGACCAGCAGATGTTCCGCATGGGACTGCAGGCGATCCTCCAGGCCCAGGACGACGTCGAGGTCGTCGGCGAGGCCGCGAACGGTGCCGAGGCGGTGGTCGCGGCGATCCGACTGCAGCCGGACGTGATCCTGATGGACGTCCGGATGCCGGAACTCGACGGGATCGAGGCGACCCGACGGATCACGGCGGCGCCGACGGACCGACCCGTCCGCGTGGTCATGCTGACGACGTTCGACATCGACGACTACGTGTTCGACGCCCTGCGCGCCGGGGCGAGCGGCTTCCTGCTCAAGGACGCGAGCGCCGACGAGCTCGTCGCCGCGGTGCGCACGGTGGCCGCGGGCGAGGCACTACTCGCGCCGCGCGTGACCCGGCACCTGGTCGAGGCGTTCGTCGCCGGACCGGTCACCGCCGCTCCGCGCACCGAGGTGCTCGACGTCCTGACCGACCGGGAGCGCGACGTCTTCCTGCTCATGGCGCGCGGGCGGTCGAACGGCGAGATCGCGGGCGACCTGTTCATCGCGGAGCAGACCGTCAAGACCCACGTGGGGCGGGTGCTGGCGAAGTTGCAGTTGCGCGACCGGGTGCACGCCGTGGTGCTGGCGTACGAGGCCGGCCTGGTCCGCCCGTCCGCCTGA
- a CDS encoding ABC transporter permease: MTTKNTPSDVLVLVLRRVGIAVLTVVLASLFVFLAVQALPGDVAQQLLGQNATPDAVKQLRETLGLDQNVWLRYLQWLGGAVHGDFGTSLVSGEAVAPTLFTAFRNSMLIAVPAMLVGVTVSLTLGVLAGVRRGRPSDKVISIVSLVVMSVPEFMVATVLVLLFAIGLPIFPAVVLRGSDATVGELLPTIWLPIIVLTLAMAAYIVRTARSSTIDVMASEFVTTAELKGLTMRRVVWKHAVPSALLPTLNVVALNVAWLLGGVVVVENVFNYPGMGKLMLESVFNRDLPTIEAIALLSAVIYVVCNLAADLVALALDPKLRTRQRRPRTRTRTTRSTRKAAA, from the coding sequence ATGACGACCAAGAACACCCCGTCGGACGTCCTCGTCCTCGTCCTCCGCCGGGTCGGCATCGCCGTGCTCACGGTCGTGCTCGCCTCGCTCTTCGTGTTCCTGGCCGTGCAGGCGCTGCCCGGCGACGTCGCGCAGCAGCTCCTCGGCCAGAACGCCACCCCGGACGCGGTGAAGCAGCTCCGCGAGACCCTCGGCCTCGACCAGAACGTGTGGCTCCGCTACCTGCAGTGGCTCGGTGGCGCAGTGCACGGCGACTTCGGCACCTCGCTCGTCAGCGGCGAGGCCGTCGCGCCGACGCTGTTCACCGCCTTCCGCAACAGCATGCTCATCGCCGTGCCCGCCATGCTCGTCGGCGTCACGGTGTCCCTGACGCTCGGCGTCCTCGCCGGGGTCCGTCGGGGTCGCCCGTCCGACAAGGTGATCTCGATCGTCAGTCTCGTCGTGATGAGCGTGCCCGAGTTCATGGTCGCGACCGTGCTCGTGCTGCTCTTCGCGATCGGCCTACCGATCTTCCCCGCCGTCGTGCTGCGGGGGAGCGACGCCACCGTCGGCGAACTCCTGCCGACGATCTGGCTGCCGATCATCGTGCTCACCCTGGCGATGGCCGCCTACATCGTGCGCACCGCCCGCTCCTCGACCATCGACGTGATGGCGTCCGAGTTCGTGACCACGGCGGAGCTCAAGGGCCTGACGATGCGCCGCGTGGTCTGGAAGCACGCGGTGCCGAGCGCGCTGCTGCCGACGCTGAACGTCGTCGCGCTCAACGTCGCCTGGCTGCTCGGCGGTGTCGTCGTCGTCGAGAACGTCTTCAACTACCCCGGCATGGGCAAGCTCATGCTCGAGTCGGTCTTCAACCGCGACCTGCCGACGATCGAGGCGATCGCGCTCCTGAGCGCCGTCATCTACGTCGTCTGCAACCTCGCCGCCGACCTCGTGGCGCTCGCCCTCGACCCGAAGCTGCGGACCCGCCAGCGGCGACCGCGCACGCGCACCCGCACGACGCGCAGCACCAGGAAGGCCGCCGCATGA